The Pigmentiphaga aceris DNA segment CGAGGCAGCCGCTTCGCTTTCGCGCAAGGCGCCTTGAAGATAATCCTGGCGCAGGTCGGCGATCGACATGGCAGCCTCCAAAGTAGGGAAGTCGAAACTACGGGGGTAAGTTGAAACTATAGCGGCTGCGCATGGCAGCCTGCTTGATCGACGGCAAGCAAAAGTCGCACCTTGGCGGACTTTTCTGCTTGCCTGCCCAATCAGGCGGCCGGAGATACGGCAGCCAGGGCCGCAGCGATCTGTTCCAGCTGAACGTCACGAATACCGTGTTCGCGCAGCGCGTGCGCGGTGTTCAGCACGTAATCGGTACACGGGCCGTAACGGCCCTTGCCACGACGCACAGCCGCCAGCAGTTCCTCGCGGCAGATGTCACCGGCATAGCCCGAACTGCGACGGTTCATCACGAAACACAGGCAGCGCACGACGCCGGTTGCGGTCTGGCAGTCCAGCCAGCGCGGCAGGTAAGAGCCGCTCAGCATTTCGCGCTGCCACAGGGCCTTGAATGTAGTGGGCACGTTGGTGTGGGCCACCCGGTAGGCGATGCCACGGCAGGCTCCGCCGCGATCCAGGCCGAATACCAGGCCAGGGGAGTCTGGCGTGCCCCGGTTGACGCGCGACCACAGGCACAGGTCGCGGTGGTAGCCGCGAATGGTGCCCGCCAGGCGTTCGACGTGATCGAATCCGGGGTTCCAGATCAGCGAGCCGTAGGCGAACACCCATAGGTCGTCAGTCAGATTCCAGTGGGCCAGCGCGCTTTCCATCGAGGCATCGCGTTGGGCGTCGGTCAGCAAGACGCCAGGGGGCAAGGCGCAGGCCGGGGCAGTGCCGGAGATTGAATCAGATGGGGTCATGCAGGCTCCTTCATGGCAGCTTCTTCAGGTCTGACCCTGTTTTGCCGGCCTCGTTCACATCGTCTTGCGCATCCCGTTCGCCCGGCGGTTTAGGAATGGCTCCGGCCACCAGGCACAGCCCCATCGCGCAGAACAAGGGCGTGAGGCCAATAGCCGCCCCCACTGCACCGAAGCTGAGCGGAATGCCGACCTGACTGCCCTGAAGCGCTGCCATGCGCAAGCCCAAGGCTTCAGAGGCACGTCCTGATGGGGCGTACTGGTACATCAGCGCCAGCATGCTGGGCTGGCAACTGCCGACTGCCAGGCCCAGCACGAAGGACAGCGCCATCAGCCACGGAATGCTGGTGGCAAACGGGAACAATAGATATACGGCGGCAGCCAGCCAGGTGGATGCGCGGACCAGGTCCCAGGGTTTCATGCGGCGCTGGATCAGCGGCAGCACCAGGCGAATGACAAAGATCGCCACGCCGAAGCAGCCCAGGATCAGGCCGATGGTGGTGGCGCTGAAGCCCAGGCGGATGCCGAGGATCGGCACCATGAACATGTGGAAGTCCCACGCGGCGGCCAGCAGCAGATTGCTGAGCAGGATGCGGCGTACCAGCGGATCGCGCAACATGCCGTGCGGCTTGGCGGAGGCGGTGGTCACGCGGGTGGGGCGGGCCACGCTTTGCGGCAGCTTGTGCGGCTGGTAGATGAGCGACACCAGCGCCAGGATAGGCGAGACGATCAGTACTGCCAGCGCCGCCCGGTGCCCCAT contains these protein-coding regions:
- a CDS encoding gamma-glutamylcyclotransferase, whose protein sequence is MTPSDSISGTAPACALPPGVLLTDAQRDASMESALAHWNLTDDLWVFAYGSLIWNPGFDHVERLAGTIRGYHRDLCLWSRVNRGTPDSPGLVFGLDRGGACRGIAYRVAHTNVPTTFKALWQREMLSGSYLPRWLDCQTATGVVRCLCFVMNRRSSGYAGDICREELLAAVRRGKGRYGPCTDYVLNTAHALREHGIRDVQLEQIAAALAAVSPAA
- a CDS encoding MFS transporter, which gives rise to MASPPCARPSSGLTHATTHSHAVPSAAANTAANGVANTGVANAGVADPAAPDAALSLPAVLTFSGITILNHVALTGARVTISLAALSWGMSTLAVGVLVSLFAVLPMLLSIRAGQWVDYIGAGKPMRVGTCLIILGVAMPVAWPAWPALAFASSAIGIGFMLQQLSTQTLLGKGVGPAQRTANFAWLALGNSISGFAGPLIAGFAIDGMGHRAALAVLIVSPILALVSLIYQPHKLPQSVARPTRVTTASAKPHGMLRDPLVRRILLSNLLLAAAWDFHMFMVPILGIRLGFSATTIGLILGCFGVAIFVIRLVLPLIQRRMKPWDLVRASTWLAAAVYLLFPFATSIPWLMALSFVLGLAVGSCQPSMLALMYQYAPSGRASEALGLRMAALQGSQVGIPLSFGAVGAAIGLTPLFCAMGLCLVAGAIPKPPGERDAQDDVNEAGKTGSDLKKLP